The following proteins are encoded in a genomic region of Haloarcula salinisoli:
- the ribB gene encoding 3,4-dihydroxy-2-butanone-4-phosphate synthase: MSRSESADGDTAAAVQAAIDAFARGEPVLIHDAADREGETDIVYPAGSVTPEAVARLRNDAGGLVCVALSDGVAEDLELPFMQDVLDHPTSADHELAYDERSSFSLTVNHRDTFTGITDDDRSLTITELAALAADPDPDGFGEAFRSPGHVHLLRAAPALLADREGHTELGVALAAAADQPPAVVVCEMLDDETGGALSPADARAYAADEGLHYVEGRAIVAALA, translated from the coding sequence ATGTCTCGGAGTGAGTCCGCGGACGGGGACACCGCAGCGGCCGTCCAGGCCGCTATCGACGCGTTCGCCCGCGGGGAGCCGGTGTTGATTCACGACGCCGCCGACCGCGAGGGTGAGACCGACATCGTCTACCCGGCGGGGTCGGTCACGCCAGAAGCCGTCGCGCGGCTCCGCAACGACGCTGGCGGGCTGGTCTGTGTCGCGCTCTCGGACGGCGTCGCCGAGGACCTGGAACTGCCGTTCATGCAGGATGTGCTCGACCATCCGACGAGCGCCGACCACGAACTCGCCTACGACGAGCGCTCCTCGTTTTCGTTGACGGTCAATCATCGGGACACGTTCACCGGCATCACCGACGACGACCGCTCGCTGACCATCACGGAACTGGCCGCACTTGCGGCCGACCCCGACCCCGACGGGTTCGGCGAGGCCTTCCGGTCGCCGGGCCACGTCCACCTGCTGCGGGCCGCGCCGGCCCTGCTCGCGGACCGCGAGGGCCACACCGAGCTGGGTGTCGCGCTGGCGGCCGCCGCCGACCAGCCGCCGGCCGTCGTGGTCTGTGAGATGCTCGACGACGAGACCGGCGGCGCGCTCTCGCCCGCCGACGCGCGGGCCTACGCGGCCGACGAGGGGCTCCACTACGTCGAGGGACGGGCCATCGTCGCCGCGCTGGCCTGA
- a CDS encoding lysylphosphatidylglycerol synthase transmembrane domain-containing protein, with the protein MSSDSAALDFLDRKTVAQILLGFVVAGGVIALLVDFVGTEGVLSGLRRADLGWLALACLSTAICLTAWGKAWQIVLGVAGIEESFSRLVVTYYAATFANYVTPLGQAGGEPFIAYVLSRDTEASYQDSLASVVTADLLNLFPFVTFSGVGFAALLYGSELPEAVEPLAGGLVVLSVGVPLITAIGWRFRDRLRGAVLRLSAPLVDHLPVVSLDGLRSRIHETEAAFERIARDRRALAKALSVSYVGWVFFALPLYFSAQAIGAQLPLVLVFFIVPASTLAGLVPSPGGSGAVETALVVLVVALTAIGQTDAAVIAILYRVASYLFALLLGGVAALYVLKRN; encoded by the coding sequence GTGAGCTCGGACAGCGCCGCCCTCGACTTCCTCGACCGCAAGACCGTCGCCCAGATACTGCTGGGCTTTGTGGTCGCGGGCGGGGTCATCGCGCTGCTGGTCGACTTCGTCGGGACCGAGGGGGTACTGTCGGGGCTCCGCCGTGCCGACCTGGGCTGGCTGGCGCTGGCCTGTCTCTCGACGGCAATCTGTCTCACCGCGTGGGGGAAAGCCTGGCAGATAGTGCTGGGCGTCGCCGGTATCGAGGAGTCCTTTTCGAGACTCGTCGTGACCTACTACGCCGCCACATTCGCCAACTACGTCACACCGCTCGGTCAGGCCGGCGGCGAGCCCTTCATCGCCTACGTCCTCTCCCGCGATACGGAGGCCAGCTACCAGGACAGCCTCGCGAGCGTGGTGACGGCGGACCTCCTGAACCTCTTTCCCTTCGTCACCTTCTCCGGCGTCGGGTTCGCGGCGCTGCTGTACGGGAGCGAGCTCCCGGAGGCCGTCGAACCGCTGGCCGGCGGGCTGGTCGTCCTCTCGGTCGGCGTCCCGCTCATCACGGCTATCGGGTGGCGCTTTCGCGACCGGCTCCGTGGCGCCGTCCTCCGGCTCTCGGCGCCCCTCGTCGACCACCTGCCAGTGGTCAGCCTCGACGGCCTCCGGAGTCGCATCCACGAGACCGAGGCCGCCTTCGAGCGCATCGCCCGGGACCGACGGGCCCTCGCGAAGGCCCTCAGCGTCTCTTATGTCGGCTGGGTCTTCTTCGCGCTGCCGCTGTACTTCTCGGCGCAGGCCATCGGCGCACAACTCCCGCTCGTACTCGTCTTCTTCATCGTTCCCGCCTCGACACTCGCGGGCCTGGTCCCCTCACCCGGCGGCTCCGGCGCCGTCGAGACCGCACTCGTCGTGCTGGTGGTCGCCCTGACCGCCATCGGACAGACCGACGCCGCCGTCATCGCTATTCTGTACCGCGTGGCCAGCTATCTGTTCGCGCTCTTGTTAGGTGGCGTCGCGGCGCTGTACGTGCTGAAACGGAACTAG
- a CDS encoding PstS family phosphate ABC transporter substrate-binding protein, with amino-acid sequence MSKRREYLSVLAAGLTTAMGGCLQDGSEGSADGTATDAGPTATEATETEAEPDSGTETETPLEGSVRIGGSSTLYPLSRAVLEGFIQQHPQVEFSVSRDGTGGGFANLFCTGESDFNNASRPITAGEQDQCASNDVDYHEMSIATDALTVIVNNDSDWGDCMTTDQLRQIWRADGATTWADVDSDWPDEEIQRFGPADTSGTFDYFRDEIIGENAAHTSEYQATEQDNTILQAVQSDQYAIGYLGFAYYQANSDAVSAPGIDAGDGCVEPSLESAQTGEYPLARPLFTYVNTDRLAEAHVAEFARYFVEQSANEELVADKVGFLPNTETEMQEELDALNDAIANAQ; translated from the coding sequence ATGTCGAAACGACGCGAGTATCTGAGCGTGCTGGCGGCCGGGCTGACGACCGCAATGGGTGGCTGTCTCCAGGACGGCAGCGAGGGGTCGGCGGACGGCACAGCGACCGACGCCGGACCGACAGCCACCGAGGCGACAGAGACGGAGGCGGAACCGGACAGCGGGACGGAGACAGAGACGCCGCTCGAAGGGTCGGTACGTATCGGCGGGAGCTCGACGCTCTACCCCCTCAGTCGGGCGGTGCTCGAGGGGTTCATACAGCAGCACCCACAGGTCGAGTTCAGCGTGAGCCGCGACGGCACCGGCGGCGGCTTCGCCAACCTGTTCTGTACAGGCGAGTCCGATTTCAACAACGCCTCGCGGCCGATTACTGCCGGCGAGCAGGACCAGTGTGCCAGTAACGACGTCGACTACCACGAGATGAGTATCGCCACGGATGCACTGACTGTCATAGTCAACAACGACAGCGACTGGGGCGACTGCATGACGACGGACCAGCTCCGACAGATCTGGCGCGCCGACGGTGCGACCACCTGGGCGGACGTCGACAGCGACTGGCCCGACGAAGAGATACAGCGGTTCGGTCCCGCCGACACCTCCGGGACGTTCGACTACTTCCGGGACGAAATCATCGGGGAGAACGCCGCTCACACGAGCGAGTACCAGGCGACCGAGCAGGACAACACTATCCTGCAGGCCGTCCAGTCCGACCAGTACGCCATCGGCTATCTCGGGTTCGCGTACTACCAGGCGAACAGTGACGCCGTGAGCGCGCCCGGAATCGACGCCGGCGACGGCTGTGTCGAACCGTCGCTCGAATCCGCCCAGACCGGTGAGTATCCGCTGGCACGACCGCTGTTCACCTACGTCAACACCGACCGACTGGCCGAGGCACACGTCGCCGAGTTCGCCCGCTACTTCGTCGAACAGAGCGCGAACGAGGAACTCGTCGCCGACAAGGTCGGCTTCTTGCCCAACACTGAGACGGAGATGCAAGAGGAACTGGACGCGCTGAACGACGCCATCGCGAACGCACAGTGA
- a CDS encoding branched-chain amino acid transaminase, giving the protein MSGRPEMFEGVDEIWLDGEFVDFEDAQIHVLTHALHYGTGVFEGVRCYETEEGPAIFRWEEHLDRFYDSGRVYDIDIPFEKSELTEATEELIRREELDSCYIRPIAFYGYGPLGLNPGNSPVQVALAVWPWGAYLGDEALEEGVDVAVSSWRKYASSQIPTNAKTTGTYVNSVLASQEAKANGYAEAIVLNKEGNVAEGPGENIFLVRDGEIYTTGLAESILDGITRQTAIELAEDMGYVVHDDATISRGELYTADELFFTGTAAEVTPIRSVDDNQIGSGTKGPVTDDIQTAFFDLVESGDREEWFRYL; this is encoded by the coding sequence ATGAGCGGTCGCCCGGAGATGTTCGAGGGCGTCGACGAAATCTGGCTCGACGGGGAGTTCGTCGACTTCGAGGACGCACAGATCCACGTCCTCACCCACGCGCTGCACTACGGCACCGGCGTCTTCGAGGGCGTGCGCTGCTACGAGACCGAGGAGGGCCCCGCTATTTTCCGGTGGGAAGAGCATCTGGACCGCTTCTACGACTCCGGCAGGGTGTACGACATCGACATTCCCTTCGAGAAATCGGAGCTCACCGAGGCCACCGAGGAGCTCATCCGCCGCGAGGAGCTGGACTCCTGTTACATCCGTCCCATCGCCTTCTACGGCTACGGGCCGCTGGGCCTGAACCCCGGCAACTCCCCGGTGCAGGTCGCACTGGCGGTGTGGCCCTGGGGCGCCTATCTGGGCGACGAAGCGCTCGAAGAGGGCGTCGACGTGGCCGTCTCCTCCTGGCGCAAGTACGCCTCCAGCCAGATTCCGACCAACGCCAAGACCACGGGCACCTACGTCAACAGCGTGCTCGCCTCCCAGGAGGCCAAAGCCAACGGCTACGCGGAGGCCATCGTCCTCAACAAGGAGGGCAACGTCGCCGAGGGCCCCGGCGAGAACATCTTCCTCGTGCGCGACGGCGAGATATACACCACCGGCCTCGCCGAGTCCATCCTCGACGGTATCACCCGCCAGACGGCCATCGAACTGGCCGAGGACATGGGCTATGTGGTCCACGACGACGCGACCATCTCGCGGGGCGAGCTGTACACCGCCGACGAGCTGTTCTTTACTGGGACCGCGGCGGAGGTCACCCCTATCCGCAGCGTCGACGACAACCAGATCGGCTCGGGGACGAAGGGGCCGGTCACCGACGATATCCAGACGGCCTTCTTCGACCTGGTGGAGTCGGGCGACCGCGAGGAGTGGTTCCGCTACCTCTAG
- a CDS encoding DMT family transporter — protein sequence MSRRLYTVGLFALLATLWGLSFLAIEIGLRSLEPVLFAAFRYAIAAVLLLGVALARRADWRPSGRPDVDAIVGGGVFLVAGNALLFLGQQTVPSGVAAIMQSLVPVLTSLWALALLPEERVSAVGAVGILLGFVGVGLIVRPDPANLLGSDVVGRLLILGQAASVALGGVIIQRAGPTLDRAALSGWSMAVGGVILFGLSYALGEPFGLPATVPGWAAVAYLGVFATAVAFLIYYTLLEVRGALETSLVAYLVPVVATVVGIAVLGESVTLPTLAGFLLVFAGFVLLKRRAIGGLIVEARR from the coding sequence GTGTCCCGTCGGCTGTACACCGTCGGTCTGTTCGCCCTCCTCGCGACGCTGTGGGGACTGTCTTTCCTGGCTATCGAAATCGGCCTCCGCTCGCTTGAGCCGGTGCTCTTTGCGGCTTTCCGGTACGCTATCGCGGCCGTCCTCCTGCTGGGCGTGGCCCTGGCACGCCGGGCGGACTGGCGCCCTTCGGGCCGGCCTGACGTAGACGCCATCGTCGGCGGTGGCGTCTTTCTGGTCGCGGGCAACGCGCTCCTCTTTCTCGGCCAGCAGACCGTCCCCAGCGGTGTGGCGGCCATCATGCAGAGCCTGGTCCCCGTACTGACCTCGCTGTGGGCGCTCGCCTTGCTCCCCGAGGAGCGCGTCTCCGCTGTCGGGGCGGTCGGTATCCTGCTTGGCTTCGTCGGTGTCGGCCTCATCGTCCGGCCCGACCCCGCGAATCTGCTGGGCAGCGACGTGGTCGGTCGCCTGCTCATCCTCGGCCAGGCCGCGAGCGTCGCGCTGGGCGGGGTCATCATCCAGCGGGCCGGTCCGACGCTGGACCGGGCCGCGCTCTCGGGGTGGTCGATGGCCGTCGGTGGCGTTATCCTCTTCGGGCTCAGCTACGCGCTCGGCGAGCCGTTCGGGCTCCCCGCCACCGTCCCCGGCTGGGCCGCCGTCGCCTATCTCGGCGTCTTCGCGACGGCGGTGGCCTTCCTCATTTACTACACGTTACTGGAGGTTCGGGGCGCCCTGGAGACCTCGCTGGTCGCGTACCTCGTGCCTGTCGTGGCGACCGTCGTCGGCATCGCGGTGCTGGGCGAATCCGTGACGCTGCCGACCCTCGCGGGGTTCCTGCTCGTCTTCGCCGGCTTCGTCCTGCTGAAACGCCGGGCTATCGGCGGGCTCATCGTCGAAGCGCGGCGCTGA
- a CDS encoding sulfatase, with protein MTDTDGENVLFVVLDTVRKDRLTVYDETRETTPHLAEFADEAAVYEGAVAPAPWTLPVHASMFTGLYPSEHEATQEDPYLAGATTLAESLSAAGYDTACYSSNAWITSYTNLTAGFDDHDNFFQIMPSELLSGPLASLWQTMNDNDTLRSVADRMVQVGNKIHEHLAEGGGGDTKTPQVIDKTIDFVDESEDFFAFINLMDAHLPYHPPEEYAERFAPGVDSTEVCQNSKEFNCGARDIDDEEWDDIEGLYDAELAHIDDQLDRLFSHLKDTGQWDDTTVVVCADHGELFGEHDLYGHEFGIYDPLVNVPLMVKHPDIEPGRDDETTVELVDLYHTILDAAGAEGRGEPLQSARSLLSADYREFAEELGGVPRGEVGFVEYHQPVVELRQLEGKASSAGIELDEQSRFYSRMGAARTVEEKYIHCTRIPDEAYHVGTDPDETANLVGTDDEPTHLKRALFDFVDSVDATWPDEADGADGDVLSEMDDETKDRLQDLGYID; from the coding sequence ATGACCGATACGGACGGGGAAAACGTCCTCTTCGTCGTCCTGGACACGGTCCGGAAGGACCGTCTGACCGTCTACGACGAGACGCGCGAGACGACCCCGCACCTCGCCGAGTTCGCCGACGAGGCCGCCGTCTACGAGGGGGCCGTCGCGCCGGCCCCCTGGACGCTGCCGGTCCACGCCTCGATGTTTACCGGCCTGTATCCCAGCGAGCACGAGGCCACCCAGGAGGACCCCTATCTGGCGGGCGCGACCACGCTCGCCGAGTCGCTGTCGGCAGCGGGATACGACACCGCCTGTTACTCCTCGAACGCCTGGATTACGAGCTACACGAACCTGACGGCGGGCTTTGACGACCACGACAACTTCTTCCAGATAATGCCCAGCGAGCTCCTCTCTGGCCCGCTGGCGAGTCTCTGGCAGACGATGAACGACAACGACACGCTGCGCAGCGTCGCCGACCGGATGGTCCAGGTCGGGAACAAGATTCACGAACACCTCGCCGAGGGCGGCGGCGGTGACACGAAGACGCCACAGGTCATCGACAAGACCATCGACTTCGTCGACGAGAGCGAGGACTTCTTCGCGTTCATCAATCTGATGGACGCACATCTTCCCTACCACCCGCCCGAGGAGTACGCCGAGCGGTTCGCCCCCGGCGTCGACTCGACCGAGGTGTGCCAGAACTCCAAGGAGTTCAACTGCGGCGCTCGCGACATCGACGACGAGGAGTGGGACGACATCGAGGGCCTCTACGACGCCGAACTCGCTCACATCGACGACCAGCTGGACCGGCTCTTCTCGCATCTCAAGGACACCGGCCAGTGGGACGACACCACCGTGGTTGTCTGTGCTGACCACGGCGAGCTGTTCGGCGAACACGACCTCTACGGCCACGAGTTCGGTATCTACGACCCGCTTGTCAACGTCCCGCTCATGGTCAAACACCCCGACATCGAACCGGGCCGGGACGACGAGACGACCGTCGAACTCGTCGACCTCTATCACACGATTCTGGACGCGGCGGGCGCCGAGGGACGGGGCGAGCCCCTGCAGTCGGCTCGCTCGCTCCTGTCGGCCGACTACCGTGAGTTCGCCGAGGAGCTGGGCGGCGTCCCGCGGGGCGAGGTCGGCTTCGTCGAGTACCACCAGCCCGTCGTCGAGTTGCGACAGTTAGAGGGGAAAGCCAGTAGTGCGGGCATCGAACTGGACGAGCAGTCCCGCTTTTACTCGCGGATGGGGGCCGCCCGGACCGTCGAGGAGAAGTACATCCACTGTACGCGCATCCCCGACGAGGCCTACCACGTCGGAACCGACCCCGACGAGACGGCAAATCTCGTGGGGACCGACGACGAGCCGACGCATCTGAAACGGGCCCTGTTCGACTTCGTCGACTCGGTCGATGCGACCTGGCCCGACGAGGCCGACGGGGCCGACGGCGACGTGCTTTCCGAGATGGACGACGAGACGAAGGACCGACTGCAGGACCTCGGATACATCGACTGA
- a CDS encoding NifU family protein encodes MSTETGADDDNDLRERITNFLRRNFPQIQMHGGSAAIENIDREEGSVTIRLGGACSGCGISPMTIQAIKTRMTKEIPEINEVVARTGQEQGEGMAGGADGGMTPSFGGGDSRGGDVGGDDEGPEAPF; translated from the coding sequence ATGAGCACCGAGACCGGAGCCGACGACGACAACGACCTGCGCGAGCGAATCACGAACTTCCTGCGCCGGAACTTCCCCCAGATTCAGATGCACGGCGGGAGCGCGGCCATCGAGAACATCGACCGCGAAGAGGGCAGCGTCACCATCCGCCTGGGCGGTGCGTGTTCGGGCTGTGGCATCTCCCCGATGACCATCCAGGCCATCAAGACCCGTATGACCAAGGAGATTCCCGAGATCAACGAGGTCGTCGCCCGTACCGGACAGGAACAGGGCGAGGGAATGGCCGGCGGCGCCGACGGCGGCATGACGCCTTCCTTCGGCGGCGGCGACTCCCGTGGCGGCGACGTCGGCGGCGACGACGAGGGTCCGGAAGCGCCGTTCTAG
- a CDS encoding DUF120 domain-containing protein, with the protein MADSSGQAVGRDELATLKLLALDGAMDEPTKVSCADLAGRLDASNQTASRRLQRLEDAGFLDRDMQGDGQQVHITSAGERRLQSEYADYRRIFESDASVHLQGLVTSGMGEGRHYITLPGYMKQFIERLDYEPFAGTLNLELTEDSVRKRARLGALEPVTIEGWEDDERTYGPAYCYPVSVESGDGEYEPAHVIAPERTHHGEEKVELIAPEKLRDVLELEDGDEVTVHVSE; encoded by the coding sequence ATGGCAGACTCATCGGGACAGGCCGTCGGGCGCGACGAGCTGGCGACGCTGAAGCTGCTCGCGCTGGACGGCGCGATGGACGAGCCGACGAAGGTCTCCTGTGCGGATCTGGCCGGGCGGCTCGACGCCTCGAACCAGACGGCCTCCCGGCGGCTCCAGCGGCTCGAAGACGCCGGCTTCCTCGACCGGGACATGCAGGGTGACGGGCAGCAAGTCCACATCACGAGCGCAGGGGAACGGCGCCTCCAGTCCGAGTACGCCGACTATCGGCGCATCTTCGAATCGGACGCCAGTGTCCACCTCCAGGGGCTGGTCACCTCCGGCATGGGCGAGGGGCGCCACTACATCACCCTGCCGGGCTACATGAAGCAGTTCATCGAGCGGCTGGACTACGAGCCGTTCGCGGGGACGCTGAACCTCGAACTGACCGAGGATAGCGTCCGCAAGCGCGCTCGTCTGGGCGCGCTCGAACCCGTCACCATCGAGGGGTGGGAGGACGACGAACGGACCTACGGCCCGGCCTACTGCTATCCCGTCTCCGTCGAGAGCGGCGACGGCGAGTACGAGCCGGCCCACGTCATCGCGCCCGAGCGCACCCACCACGGCGAGGAGAAGGTGGAGCTTATCGCGCCGGAGAAGCTCCGAGACGTCCTCGAACTGGAAGACGGCGACGAGGTGACTGTCCATGTCTCGGAGTGA
- a CDS encoding DUF7282 domain-containing protein, translating to MEQDSSNYQASYRRLATLAVVLSLALVPLSGLGAAQQAGNQTAAGNQSFVAIQGDECTPISSFSDNQSAVEYYDYRLPAEFSGNPYANATGSAFGSEGTIDLQEPNGSVVFLYTDTTDDSTYLVFVNGQEANNESTGGAATFEITGLPEDGNWTVRDDDYNDTTSVDNWNVTDTTTTVDWIWSDAATDGGVYSDIDNDTNVTVEPAFNEDAELFGQNGNGTVDSWQVLSNESDNVSRTDLELNESLQIAGGTCEDPADGATDDTDTNETASVTFDDQETDGTSVTVQNVTVPEDGYVAIHNDSLLDGDAVGSVVGVSEYLEAGSYDNLTVELFDVPGTDFNESELTENETLIAMPHEETSGNETYDFISSNGTEDGPFTDDGEAVTDDANVTVVNETEDTNETETPEDNETETPAEDDEGPVIPFPT from the coding sequence ATGGAACAGGATTCCAGCAACTACCAAGCATCGTATCGCCGACTCGCCACACTGGCGGTCGTCCTGAGTCTCGCTCTGGTGCCGTTGAGCGGACTCGGCGCCGCACAGCAGGCCGGCAACCAGACCGCGGCGGGCAACCAGTCCTTCGTCGCCATCCAGGGCGACGAATGTACCCCGATATCCTCGTTCTCGGACAACCAGTCCGCAGTCGAGTACTACGACTACCGGCTTCCGGCGGAGTTCTCGGGTAATCCCTACGCCAACGCGACGGGGAGCGCCTTCGGGTCCGAGGGAACGATAGACCTCCAGGAGCCGAACGGAAGCGTCGTCTTCCTGTACACCGACACCACGGACGACAGCACCTACCTCGTCTTCGTCAACGGCCAGGAGGCCAACAACGAATCGACGGGCGGCGCGGCCACCTTCGAGATTACCGGCCTCCCCGAGGACGGGAACTGGACGGTCCGTGACGACGACTACAACGACACCACGAGCGTCGACAACTGGAACGTCACCGACACGACGACGACTGTCGACTGGATCTGGTCCGACGCGGCCACCGACGGCGGTGTCTACTCCGACATCGACAACGACACCAACGTCACTGTCGAGCCGGCGTTCAACGAGGACGCCGAGCTGTTCGGCCAGAACGGCAACGGCACCGTCGACTCGTGGCAGGTCCTCTCGAACGAGAGCGACAACGTCAGCCGGACCGACCTGGAGCTCAACGAGTCGCTCCAGATTGCGGGTGGCACCTGTGAGGACCCCGCTGACGGCGCCACTGACGACACTGACACGAACGAGACCGCGTCGGTCACCTTCGACGACCAGGAGACCGACGGCACGAGCGTCACAGTCCAGAACGTGACGGTGCCCGAGGACGGCTACGTCGCCATCCACAACGACAGCCTGCTCGACGGTGACGCCGTCGGCAGCGTCGTCGGGGTCTCCGAGTATCTCGAAGCCGGCAGCTACGACAACCTCACCGTCGAACTGTTCGACGTGCCGGGTACCGACTTCAACGAGTCGGAGCTGACCGAGAACGAGACGCTCATCGCGATGCCACACGAGGAGACGAGTGGCAACGAGACCTACGACTTCATCAGCAGTAACGGCACCGAGGACGGACCCTTCACCGACGACGGGGAAGCGGTGACCGACGACGCTAACGTCACGGTGGTCAACGAGACGGAGGACACCAACGAGACGGAGACGCCGGAAGACAACGAGACGGAGACACCGGCGGAGGACGACGAGGGTCCGGTTATTCCGTTCCCGACCTAG
- the twy1 gene encoding 4-demethylwyosine synthase TYW1, whose product MSDSDSGGPKQVDDPDYHSQNHTAAQTCGWTANALRGEGKCYKYAFYGIESHRCIQMTPVVKCNERCVFCWRDHAGHAYELGDVEWDDPAAVADASVELQRKLLSGFGGNDEVPREVFEQAMEPRHVAISLDGEPTLYPYLPELIEEFHDRDITTFLVSNGTHPEMLRRCDPTQLYVSVDAPDRKTFDSTVKAVEDDAWDNLIDTLDVLAEKDDTRTVIRSTLVREENMHRPAWYAAMCDRADADFVELKAYMHVGHSRGRLDRESMPSHEEILDFTESMQEFLPDHDTIKEVEPSRVAMLARDDDTWVPKLNKDSEFWADDPLVEY is encoded by the coding sequence ATGAGCGACAGCGACTCGGGTGGGCCGAAGCAGGTAGACGACCCCGACTACCACAGCCAGAACCACACGGCGGCCCAGACCTGCGGCTGGACGGCAAACGCCCTGCGCGGGGAGGGGAAGTGTTACAAGTACGCCTTCTACGGCATCGAGTCCCATCGCTGCATCCAGATGACGCCCGTCGTGAAGTGCAACGAGCGCTGTGTCTTCTGCTGGCGGGACCACGCGGGCCACGCCTACGAACTGGGCGACGTCGAGTGGGACGACCCCGCCGCCGTCGCCGACGCGAGCGTCGAACTCCAGCGCAAACTGCTCTCGGGTTTCGGCGGCAACGACGAGGTCCCCCGCGAGGTGTTCGAGCAGGCGATGGAACCGCGCCACGTCGCCATCTCGTTGGACGGCGAACCGACGCTGTATCCGTATCTCCCCGAACTCATCGAGGAGTTCCACGACCGCGACATCACCACCTTCCTCGTCTCGAACGGCACCCACCCGGAGATGCTACGGCGGTGTGACCCCACACAGCTGTACGTCTCCGTCGACGCCCCCGACCGGAAGACCTTCGACTCGACAGTGAAGGCCGTCGAGGACGACGCCTGGGACAATCTCATCGACACACTGGACGTGCTGGCCGAGAAAGACGACACCCGGACCGTCATCCGGTCGACGCTCGTACGCGAGGAGAATATGCACCGCCCCGCGTGGTACGCGGCGATGTGTGACCGCGCCGACGCCGACTTCGTGGAGCTGAAAGCGTACATGCACGTGGGCCACTCGCGGGGTCGACTGGACCGCGAGTCGATGCCCAGCCACGAGGAGATTCTCGACTTTACCGAATCGATGCAGGAGTTCCTGCCCGACCACGACACTATCAAGGAGGTCGAACCGTCCCGCGTGGCGATGCTTGCTCGTGACGACGATACCTGGGTCCCCAAGCTGAACAAGGACAGCGAGTTCTGGGCCGACGACCCGCTCGTGGAGTACTGA
- a CDS encoding DUF502 domain-containing protein, with amino-acid sequence MASGSSWKRDFASGLIILLPILVTTYVIVYLYSILAGASVFLPSVDRNLLLALGAPANAVTPTAVEFVRVSVAMVLFVLIVFSVGYLMRTAFGDFVEQTLDDTMNYVPGLRVVYNASKMAVETAVGGTDELQAPVKLEVWDGMRMTAFKTGKTTDDGRDVLFLPTAPNITTGYVIEVESDVYEETDERVEDALTRILSAGFGDTNDRKQTMPIPSDED; translated from the coding sequence ATGGCCTCAGGTTCGTCGTGGAAGCGGGACTTCGCCAGCGGTCTCATCATCCTGTTGCCGATACTCGTCACGACGTACGTCATCGTCTATCTCTACAGCATCCTCGCCGGTGCGTCCGTGTTTCTCCCCTCCGTCGACAGGAATCTCCTGCTCGCACTGGGGGCCCCCGCCAACGCCGTTACGCCGACCGCCGTCGAGTTCGTCCGCGTGTCGGTGGCGATGGTACTCTTCGTCCTCATCGTCTTCTCCGTGGGCTATCTGATGCGGACGGCCTTCGGCGACTTCGTGGAACAGACGCTCGACGACACGATGAACTACGTTCCGGGGTTGCGCGTGGTGTACAACGCCTCGAAGATGGCGGTCGAGACGGCCGTCGGGGGGACCGACGAACTACAGGCGCCGGTCAAACTCGAAGTGTGGGACGGGATGCGGATGACGGCGTTCAAGACCGGAAAGACGACCGACGACGGCCGCGACGTGCTCTTCTTGCCGACCGCGCCGAACATCACCACCGGCTACGTCATCGAGGTCGAATCCGACGTGTACGAGGAGACCGACGAGCGCGTCGAGGACGCGCTGACGCGTATCCTCTCGGCCGGCTTCGGCGACACGAACGACCGGAAACAGACGATGCCGATTCCGAGCGACGAAGACTAG